The nucleotide window gtgatgactttcagattttggggataataagTGTTAGACTTTAGTggtttatttgattgattgctttaataagttttgagcttcctcattattattgttattcgtaattgaattattgatatatgttgGGGTTTGGTTTCCTTGATTCGcccacttaggaggttaagtgtggatACCACTCACGACTcattttggatcgtgacaaatatatttattcCATTCTTGTGATATATTCATAAGTTTGATACCCACTATTCCTATCTTATGAAATATATCAGCTCAAACATTTGAGAGAATTGAAACCTTACCATTTTGGTTTATTAGTGGAGAATCCAATAGAACCAAATAAgaaaaagccaaaaataaagGGACATAATGGAGAATCAAATGGGGGAAAATGCCAATTAAAATCTCATTAATTAAACAAGTTTCTCACAAAGCGACGCAGTATAGTAAAGCGATTTGACATTTGTTTTTTAACAGGGCCAACATGTTTctgatggaaaaaaaaatttaagccactcacttcttttctttccttatatttaaatctaatttaatttactCATTGATTTTATATTATTCGTATCTGAAAGTGACTTGATAATTATTTATGTGCTTTGTGGGGTTGACTTTATAATTTGCATTTTAGGATGTGGATTATGTTAGATATTTAacatgataaatttaaaattaaacacGGTAATAggatacaaaattttacaaagaTTAGTAGGATCGAATGGCATACATGTTTGAGCCATAACGGATTATAGGACAAATTAATTCTTCTTCTCTACTATCCTTATCGTTAAAGTGTCGTTAATGGGATAACAACCTCACATTCTCATATGTCTCTAGTCTGAGGCGGATCTACGTTTATAAGAATGGATGCACGTATACCCATTAACTTAGGAAAAAATTATGCGTATCTAATCAAGGATCATATAATTAAATGTGCACTCACAAGCAAAATGTCCTGAacttgatgttgttgttgcgttttcttttttgtcatttttttttccaaagaaGACATTTAAAAACTCCAAGTGAGATTTGAATCCACAACCTCAAGTGTATGGTAAGGGTCAAGATCATCTAAGCATAGAGTAAACTATATCATATTTTTGTTTGGTTTGTATTTATATACTTTCGATTTTATACTtgtttgataatattttattgGTGCTTCGACTAACCAATAGTGCCCGTCGCCTTAAAATGTACTGGCCAATATCCAATATAATGACTATATTGGACTTGTGTTATGAATAGCCATACAATCCAAAATAACTgaagtgttttaagttttaactaggggtgtgtttggtatgaaggaaaatgttttccatggaaaatgttttcttggaaaacaagattttctcatgtttggttggtgagtagaaaatattttccgaaaaagacttttagtgtttgatttatgaatgaaaaatgtttttgaaaaatttcttttatttttactagagtagaaaataattgttgaaattgaaaatattttttaaaaacaaacttaaattttttttggggggtgggggggNNNNNNNNNNNNNNNNNNNNNNNNNNNNNNNNNNNNNNNNNNNNNNNNNNNNNNNNNNNNNNNNNNNNNNNNNNNNNNNNNNNNNNNNNNNNNNNNNNNNNNNNNNNNNNNNNNNNNNNNNNNNNNNNNNNNNNNNNNNNNNNNNNNNNNNNNNNNNNNNNNNNNNNNNNNNGGGGGCCAAGGGtaagggtgaaaaaataaaataatgttttttaaaacaaacttaaatttttttccttttgaagaGGGTGGGATAGGGGGATGGGGGGGAGGGGGGCGAAGGTAGGAGGTGGgggtgtaaaaaaataaaaaattgaaattagaaatatcttttaaaaacaacttttaatatttttttgggaggggtggggggtaggggtgagggtggggtaaaaatattgaatttaaaaacaaactttaaattatttttttttggggggtggttGTGGGGGCTGGTTTAAGGATAGAgaccaaataaattgattttttcaacaatttttttttaattggaagttgaaagagagttttggaaaatgttttccttaagttttgaagggaagtcattttccttaaatttgaggaaaatgagttgatttggaaaacatttaacccaaccaaacatgagaaaattgaaaaatattttccgaaaaatgttttccttcataccaaacacacccctaaTGTAAGCTCATTTTCCTAATAAATTGGTCATGAATTGTCATGATATGAAAAGTATGAGATCAAGCATAAGTCCATTAAAAAGTATGgtgtaatttttatatttgttcaaattttaatgGATAAATTATTTAGAATGTGCTTTAATGGGAGACATCAAGTAAACGTCAAATTAATTGAGATCTATGTTAGTTGGATTTGACACctctattataaatttttaaaaagaataaaaagagagCATATTTTTAGTAGTTTAGATGGCAACAATCTCTAATATTTTCAACCATGAAAAACTCCTCTTTatcaaaattctaagtttcCGCGTATATTTAGCAAAGTTGGAGGGACCAAAATCAAGATTAATTTAAGCAGTGGAATAGAAAAGGAATAAGTTTGTAAAAATCTATCtgtatcttttttaaaaaaaaaaaaaaagttgatatGTTTGTCACATACATGACAAAATTTGATCATATATAATTGAAGTTCAGACATTTATGCTCAATATTCAATAATTCAACACATAATTTGACATTCATATctattttgaatgaatttaattgtgaaaaaaaaagttttagaTATCCTAAAATATACTTAATTAGTTGAGTATTTTACGAGGACAAAATGAGAATTTGTCGATATTTGAGAAATTAAAAGCACAAAATTCTCTAAGAAAATAATACTACCTGTCCCTATCATTTCCTTTTTCCTTACTTTTTGAGTGAATATCTCAAAAAattcctcaactttgagaatttatctagcaaaatcattaaattttgttttgtatcattaaaatcactcaacttagtcatttgaatcaataaaatcattcaatTTAGCCATCTGTATCAATAAAATCGTTCAACTTAgatatttatatcaataaaatcactcaatcacatttattataaaataaatttgatatgacaaaataatatttttatatactatattaatgatttgaataataaataaaggagTCAAAATTCTTCATTTATAGATAGAAGTTGCCTCCATATATTCTTTGTTGCTACGTTCTCCGTCAACGTCTACCATCAATCAATAACCCGTAAACCTCTCTCTTGCTCATTCAATTTAAATGGAagataatatcttttttttttttttaagaagatcactttttatttatttgatgttCGCTAATATAAGTTTTAGATATCCTAaaatatactacttaattagttGAGTATTTTACGAGGACAAAATGAGAATTTGTCGATAATTGAGAAATTAAAAGCACAAAATTCTCTAAGAAAATAATACTACCTGTCCCTATCATTTCCTTTTTCCTTGCTTTTTTCAATACTTTCCACTGACACAATAATTATCAGTGAAGCCCCACTCCTTTCTTTTTCATCCAAAATCCGATACTTTTACCAGGATTGTTTGATACgaaggataaaaaataattaattttaaaattgattttaattttttttatttcatgtttgattGTAATAGATCATAagataacttatttttaaatcaaatattttataattataatattatttttattcatattaagAATAGAATAACAATTTCTAAAAATTTCTCTAACCACACTAGACCTTAATTCCTAAAGCATCTTTGTGTCACTCctaacttctttttcttttgtttttttcagtTGTCACTCCTAACTTCACTTGCCCAAAAATTTAATGTGTATCACAGTTGACAGATGACACGTGTCGACACCCTAACTCCCCTCTTTTTCTGCCCCTACATCTTACCATACTTTATAAACAAACACCTGCAGAATTTGAGCATTAAAGTATGGTAATAGTCCAATAAAATGAAGTCACCATTACAAATCGAACCCAAAAGTAAAAAGAGAAAGACAAAGATAAGAGTAACTGCCAAACTTGTCATATCAATTTAaccttttgaaatatttgactTTTTCTCTTACATAATTGTAGCAGCTATGTATACGGTGTAGGAAAAATATATGCGTATAAAATTaaaaggccaaacacatatacaacccCTCTAACTtgcctttattttttattttggcaTTTCAACTTAACcttgtttcattttaatttttaaactctattttttatgtaccattttaacacgaaatactatttttatgatttctttatttttatatatattcttgaattgcaacttcttattttaaatcgacatgtgtcaattaattttagttaaaaaaattaaaaataaaaattaacaaaaactaattcttttaaaaataataataatttcttttaagagttttatgtgaaaaataaccgacgaaattgtgtttgttttctttcttaaaaatcaCCGACAATCTAACAAATTAAAGTCAATCgagttttaacattttttagtagtgtaattagcaatgaacaagagtcttttTTACTCATATTGAACATTGAGTTTTTTTATtggtattgatttatattaaaaataaaaagtgagtatttgcgttaaatttagatagcctagatgataagaaataataaataagtgttatttaatttaattgaatgtttaagaaagaaaatcaaagaactttcgtcaatttactttcatgcaaaaatacagagaaatctcaaaaaataatattattgtttgaaaaattTTATGTTAGTTCGCAAATGTTTAGTTTTTTCACGAAAATTAACAGACACacgtctattttttaaaaaataaaaaattgcaactgaagaaacataaataaaaaaaaatcataaaaaatagtattagtgtttaaatggtacagaaaaaatggagtttaagagctaaaatggaacaaggctaagttggagggccaaaatgaaaaatgagggcaAGTTTGAGGGGTTGTGTATGTGTTTGGCCAAATTAAAAAGGAAGCTAGCCCTTTTCTCtttatatacatacatacatacatggGTTGTGTGCACCCaacatatatatagtatatagtaACAAATAATTCTTCATATGAAGTCCGATCTGATAAAGTCaagtcaaatttaaattagccCAACTTTATTAAAattacggaaaagggtcaaaattgctcccgaattatatgaaatagattatttataccctttgttacattttgggatcaaaaatgccCCTGATGTTATCCTAaaagaccacaaataccctcaagagttaacaccccaattttttgttgacgtggcaagccacgtgggactaatccttccacctaagcgttgccaactaggattcactacaaaagaactagacctttagcggcaacaacagtcgccacaaaagcccagaaaatcgtcgctaaaagtttttaacattaaattctaactttgtgtttttttcttcattgtttttaaaaaaccaaatatgatatcgattaagtaggagtttgaagacactatatgttttatttttatgtcatatgtaaatgtataaaatgtacaatgatgcattatgtatatatatagtaggagatttgaatcgagaagtaattttgattatttttcgtaataatattggatgtttttaatatggatattgcaagttatttattttagaaaattaggtcgcaatcgaaaattaattatcatatttttttgttgaaaaaataggttttactagcgaatggttgttggagccttagtcgccactaaaaatcactcataacctttaatggcaatattttgggattttgtggcgactttgtcgccactaaaagtcaagttcttttgtagtgaatcttagttggcaatgcttaggtggaaggattagtcccgtgtggcttgccacgtcactaaaaaattggggtgttaactcttgagggtatttgtggtctcctgggataactgcgggggtatttttgatcccaaaatataatgaagggtataagtggtctatttcgcatagttcagggacatttttgacccttttccgttaaaattatttaaattgttttttttttttttcactttagtCATTAAtagtttcttctttctttcttctcctcttcctcCTACTTCGAACTTTTCTCTTTGTTGCTTTcagttttcctttcttcttcttcgatGATCAATAAGCTATTAAAGTTTTAAagcttaattaaaatttttgacaTACTTCAATGTAAATCATTCCAAGCAAACTATATATTAAAAGTCTTGAAACATCGAAAGAATTTCATATCTAATATTTGAGATTGTTTAGGGAGGATTTTGAGTTGgtcaaaattaaatagaaaatagaattattttcaataaaatcgATTTTGCTTACAAAATCACCACCTTCTTCATAATCAATATTTCCCTTAactatttctcattttttttctttattctttaatCAACctaataaatattcaaaaaaaaaatagttcaataaATAATCAGTGTATAGTCGGTATATATTTCATATAAGTTAAGTTATATTCTATCTTTTGAGTGTATGTATAATAACTTTATAACTCATGTATAAATAGGttgtattcaatttttttagtgtattataaaatatagtcagtgtatacttcattttaagtttaaatAATATTCTGCCTTTTGagtgtatatataataagtttatAGCTCATGTATAAATAAGTTGTATTTAGTTTTCTGAGTGTATTACATCGTAAAGTCAGTGCATACTTTATATGACTTTTgagtaatttatatataaataaaaatatgattatattattgtaaatagggaaaattgcatataatagcaaactattaattcaaattaaatgttataaacatagtttgatttaattgtaccccataacaaactgttgttatttcgcctctctcctgaTGAATCTCACTCGCTACTCTCAGTcatctctctcactttatacaaacacaaatgtatacattgcgtttgtgtttgtataaagcgagagaaaattgtatatacaaatacaaatgtatatatattcgtcctatacacttatgattatacaaatatgatcttcccctgcccagttttcttttgtctttctctctttctcgctttatacaaacacagattatacaattgatcgtttgtatatgtataccgaaatagaaacagattatacaactgcttatagcgaaatataaatatttatgtttgctatgaaacgtaattatgcaaactatagttatagcatacaaatataatttttatatttgctatatgtgaaagttgctcttgtAAATAATTACttcatgtatatatttaaatatttcatgtaaaaaaaataaaactaaagagttacaaaaaaataatcttttcaaAAACGACTAAGAATAatagaaacaaattgaaatagaaaGGAGGAGTAATTAATATGTTACTGTCCTCAACGGTACTCAATAATTATCTCCTCAACAAGAATGGCCATATATCCCTTTCCATTTCTTATGGTATAATACTGCAACTGTTGTCACTGTAATGAACTCCACAGAGTGAAGGCAAATGATCCACAGTACACTGCATCACGTGTATgtacaaataacaaaaattaatacttttccttttttttttcaggatCACTGTTCCTTTAatcgatttttaaaaaatgacatatttttatatttaataataacaatttatcttgaatgaaataattttttcctataaatatctataacttattttagattacaagtttcaaaattttctctttctttcttaaattacaTGACAAATCAaactatatcatataaattgagacggagtAATTAATTTCGATATTGGTGGAAAGGCACCAGAAAAAAGCAATGAAAAGAACCCCAACAAATAGTACTCTAGAGCCATGAACTCTAGAAATAACCAAAGAACCAAACACAAATTCCCAAATTTAGGAACAGAGAAACTTAACAAccacaccaaaaataataagCATTTAAAGAAGGGAAAACCAGATGGTAAAATCAACTGAAATTAGTAGTGTAGTTATTGTGAAGGAAGCAATTATAATAACGAAAACGATTACTAGTTCGAAATGATGAggagggaagaagaagaagaaggaagagtATCATCATCACTTAGTAGTAGATGTCAAGATTGTGGAAATCAAGCCAAAAAAGATTGTACATATTTGAGGTGCAGAACTTGCTGTAAGAGTCGAGGGTTTCATTGTGAAACACACGTTAAGAGTACTTGGGTCCCTGTCGCCACAAGGCGTCCCAGGCAccatcttcatcatcatcatcatcacagTACTATTCAGCAACAGCAACAGCAGCTTCAAAATGGGCCAAACCCTAAAAGATACAGATCAAATGAAGGTACTGCTGTTATCATCACAGACAATATTAGATTCCACAGTGTATAGATCTCCACATACTCATCATTGCACTTTAAATCTATTGAACTTTGTGACTATTTTGATAACAACATTTCATGATCTAAAAGCCTTTTTTTCCCCATTGGGTGACAGTACAGTGACGAAGCTAGAATTTTCAATAAAGAGattcaaaatattaaagaagTAAGCGCACACGAAGAAACTATCTATACCTCAGATATAAATAGGGTCACAATTTAGTAGGGAAATCAAGATTTTCAATAAAgtgttcaaaatttaaataagtaaaCATATGAAGAAGTCAAGAGAATTCAGCATATATTATAGATACATAAAAGTAATTATATATAGTGTAAATTTTCGCCAAACAGAGTTCAGATGAACCCTCCTTCCACCATTTTCCGCTTCTCACATAGTTCAATAGATAGTAGATAATGGGTGACATAGTAGTGGATTTAGAATTTTTCAGTGAAATTCATTAAATGAAGAAGTAAGCACATGAAAGAGGCactattcaatatttatttaatatataattataaaaaataatttaaccgtatatatatatatatatatatatatatatatatataatagagtaTTCCTTTACTCCCCCCTTAGTGCTCCGGCCCTGGGTGGCCGTGAGAATCAACCCAAGAGACTCTTATCTGGTTGGATATCGTGTACAATGATCTGTGATATTTTCTAGTTTAAAAGCTTCAGCAATTTAAgatatacttttatttagaaGATTATACATGTTCTTAATTATGAAACCCTAGCTATTGCAGCTTTTCTGTGTATGCTTGCTAGCAAGCAATGTTGTGATACCATTTTCAAATTACTTTTACTATAGTACTCTTGGAACTACTCCTGTTAAATAGCGCAATGTTACACCCATTGAAGCCCccaaaaaatatgtatataatttgcGCTACCTACTGTCAATGTCAGTGTATAGTACttaaattcttaatttaaatTTCGTGTGTTGTCTTTGATGTAGTGATGATAGGTGATGATCACGAAGGAGGTCATTTTCCGGGGGAAGTGAGTTCTCCAGCAGTATTTCGTTGTATTCATGTAAGTTCGATTGACAAT belongs to Solanum stenotomum isolate F172 chromosome 1, ASM1918654v1, whole genome shotgun sequence and includes:
- the LOC125844761 gene encoding protein SHI RELATED SEQUENCE 1; the protein is MMRREEEEEGRVSSSLSSRCQDCGNQAKKDCTYLRCRTCCKSRGFHCETHVKSTWVPVATRRPRHHLHHHHHHSTIQQQQQQLQNGPNPKRYRSNEVMIGDDHEGGHFPGEVSSPAVFRCIHVSSIDNAVDQYAYQTSVKIAGHVFKGILYDQGPDNESPRYNNYMAGESSSSGFQLHQPPILPTTTTTSPPPPSSTFPNLFSAFNMPGTQFFPYPKSS